A region from the Acidobacteriota bacterium genome encodes:
- a CDS encoding sulfite exporter TauE/SafE family protein yields MTAALPGDAVTLGAAALLIGLSKGGIGGPLPTMLATLMISQRTSVATAVAVAVPMLMVGDAFALYSYWGTWHRKHSWALFPGGAVGVAIGLFLLRGLPDRSLRIGLGVAGLVVTGYKIFSRWRGPEHHRHRAWHGPFAGLLSGMASAMLNAGGPPITSYLLLQPITPTVFMGTNTLFFAVINFLKLPGSLAVGVVRPASLAWSLAFCPLVAIGVFIGRYTIARIRPDVFDHLMTVILVVACLWLIAT; encoded by the coding sequence GTGACGGCCGCCCTGCCCGGTGACGCCGTCACGCTCGGTGCGGCGGCGCTGCTGATCGGCCTGTCGAAGGGCGGCATCGGCGGCCCGCTGCCCACCATGCTCGCGACGCTGATGATCAGTCAGCGCACGAGCGTGGCCACGGCCGTGGCGGTCGCCGTCCCGATGCTGATGGTCGGCGACGCCTTCGCGCTCTACAGCTACTGGGGTACGTGGCATCGGAAGCACTCGTGGGCGCTGTTCCCGGGTGGGGCCGTGGGTGTGGCGATCGGGCTCTTCCTGCTGCGGGGGCTACCCGATCGGTCATTGCGCATCGGGCTTGGCGTGGCGGGGCTCGTCGTGACCGGCTACAAGATCTTCAGCCGGTGGCGTGGCCCTGAGCATCATCGGCATCGCGCCTGGCACGGACCCTTCGCGGGTCTGCTGTCCGGTATGGCGTCTGCGATGCTCAACGCCGGCGGGCCGCCGATCACGTCCTACCTGTTGCTGCAACCGATCACGCCAACCGTGTTCATGGGCACGAACACGCTGTTCTTCGCCGTGATCAATTTCCTCAAGTTGCCGGGGTCGCTCGCCGTCGGCGTCGTGCGTCCGGCATCGCTCGCATGGTCGCTGGCGTTCTGTCCGCTTGTCGCGATCGGGGTGTTCATCGGCCGCTACACGATCGCCCGCATCCGCCCGGACGTCTTCGATCATCTGATGACCGTCATCCTCGTTGTGGCGTGCCTGTGGTTGATTGCAACGTGA
- the lipA gene encoding lipoyl synthase, which yields MSTVAPLHIVRPRQPKPEWLKVKAPGSENYLRLTKLMRGLGLNTVCEEARCPNIGECWHHGTATFMILGDVCTRACGYCAVAHGKPATLDLDEPRRVADAVRVLGLNYVVITSVDRDDLPDGGSSLFAETIARTRELSPACRIEVLIPDFQGKADQLQIVLDARPDVLNHNTETVPRLYRKARSGGRYPRTLELLQRSKAYAPGIPTKTGLMVGLGEEKSELVAVFRDLREVGVDILTIGQYLRPTESHLEMIRYYTPDEFRELKAIALDLGFGHVESGPLVRSSYHAHEQADSLATGCR from the coding sequence ATGAGCACCGTTGCCCCCCTGCACATCGTCCGCCCGCGCCAACCGAAGCCCGAGTGGCTCAAGGTGAAGGCCCCGGGGTCGGAGAACTACCTCCGGCTCACGAAGTTGATGCGGGGACTCGGGCTCAACACGGTGTGCGAAGAGGCGCGCTGTCCGAACATCGGCGAGTGCTGGCACCACGGCACGGCGACGTTCATGATCCTCGGCGACGTCTGCACGCGTGCGTGCGGATACTGCGCCGTGGCGCACGGCAAGCCGGCGACGCTCGACCTCGACGAACCGCGCCGCGTGGCCGATGCCGTCCGGGTACTCGGGCTGAACTACGTGGTGATCACGTCGGTCGATCGCGACGATCTCCCCGACGGCGGTTCGAGCCTTTTCGCCGAGACCATCGCACGCACGCGTGAGCTGTCGCCCGCCTGCCGCATCGAGGTCCTGATTCCCGATTTCCAGGGCAAGGCCGATCAATTGCAGATCGTGCTCGACGCGCGGCCGGACGTGCTCAATCACAACACCGAGACTGTGCCGCGGCTCTATCGCAAGGCCCGCAGTGGCGGGCGCTATCCGCGCACCCTCGAACTGCTGCAGCGCTCGAAGGCGTACGCGCCCGGCATCCCCACCAAGACGGGCCTGATGGTGGGACTCGGCGAGGAGAAGTCGGAACTCGTCGCGGTGTTCCGCGATCTGCGCGAGGTGGGCGTGGACATCCTGACGATCGGCCAGTACCTGCGTCCGACCGAGTCGCACCTGGAGATGATCCGGTACTACACGCCCGATGAGTTCCGTGAACTGAAGGCGATCGCGCTCGATCTGGGCTTCGGCCACGTCGAGTCTGGTCCGCTCGTGCGCAGTTCCTACCACGCCCACGAACAGGCTGACAGCCTCGCAACCGGCTGCCGGTAG
- a CDS encoding redoxin domain-containing protein, translated as MAAQGQAPAPAPAQPAPQYSANLKVGDPAPPFSLRGSDGKTHALSAYKGRTVVLAWFPKAFTGGUTAECKSLGASDTILKTYDVTLFMASVDDLDTNTRFATEHAAPFPILADPDKGVAKAYGVIRLDRPPEQQFAARWTFYIGPDGIIRDIDKNPTTGTAGEVMVKKLDELGVRKR; from the coding sequence ATGGCGGCCCAGGGTCAGGCCCCTGCACCGGCGCCGGCACAGCCCGCGCCGCAGTACTCCGCGAACCTGAAGGTCGGCGATCCTGCGCCGCCCTTCTCGCTGCGGGGCTCCGACGGCAAGACGCACGCGCTGTCGGCGTACAAGGGCAGGACCGTGGTGCTCGCCTGGTTCCCCAAGGCCTTCACCGGCGGTTGAACGGCCGAATGCAAGTCGCTCGGTGCGAGCGACACGATCCTGAAGACCTACGACGTGACCCTGTTCATGGCGAGTGTCGACGACCTCGACACCAACACCCGTTTCGCGACCGAGCACGCGGCACCGTTCCCGATCCTCGCCGATCCCGACAAGGGCGTGGCGAAGGCGTACGGCGTGATTCGCCTCGACCGTCCGCCCGAACAGCAGTTCGCGGCGCGATGGACGTTCTACATCGGGCCAGACGGCATCATCCGCGACATCGACAAGAACCCGACGACGGGGACGGCTGGCGAGGTGATGGTGAAGAAGCTCGACGAGCTCGGTGTTCGCAAACGCTGA